CCTTGCACTATGACAAAACACTGGGTAGTTTTAGAAATAATTTTGTGACCAGAAGGCAAAATAGGATATGACTGAGTAACATGCTATTTTGCCACAAAGTAAAAGTGAGCTGCTGGACAATCCAGTACTGTACCACCAAAGTACCACCCCCGGATACAGTGAATCACAGAAAGGTGACACACTCCTGTATGTGCAGTTCTTGCATTGCTATATTATAGGAGCTCACAATCCAGAGATTCTGTTCACTCTTTATAAAGGACAATGGAAATATGGCCTCCAAGTGACgatcaaaaatgaaataattactaTGTAGGCTTACATGTGTAATTATGCTAATTTGAgtgccatctttaaacagcttcagtATGTTGTTAAACGATATGAcatgataaatattaaaatatgatataaagatcacataaaaaaaatatgcaaagtaGGCCCTTTATAAgatttgatacacatggaaaaaataagaatgtggcaatagacaagttcacCTGCAAATATACCCTGTGGTAGttaaggtgaaacaacttccagagcaaatatttcagttttggcCATCTTACTGACCCTTGTCCTTTAGCCAGTGGCTCACCTGAAGTCCTCATCGTCCGGATCCCTTAACTCCCCTGCTGCTCTCTGGGGCTGCAAGTTCCCAGACCCTGTCCCAGCAGACTCAGCAGAGGAAGGGAGAGCTCTGTCAGGCTGTGTCCTGGGTGGTTTGGCTTCAGGGACTGTCTGAGCCCCTCTTGCAGGCTGTGATCCCCCCGAGCTGGGTGGAGGGACTGAGGGTTTCCCGGCTGGTTCACCAGGATTCGGACTCTGGGCGGATGGCTGAGCAACTCCTGAATTAGCCAGCCTCGGAGCTCCAGGACCCCGCAGTGTTGGATCCCCTGATCCCACAGGCCGAGGTCTACTGGATCCCACAGAACCAGGTCCCCCAGGTACTGTGGGCCGGGGTCGACTGGACTGCACAGGCCCTGGCGGTTTGGGGACTGGGTCACTGGATGCCACTGGTTTTGACCCGCTAGATTTATCTGGCTCTGGTTCTCCAGAGCCCCTCACTTGGGTTGCACCTGGTCTGCAGGGTTCTGCTTGCTGGGATCCAGGGACTCCCTCTGTTGCCACAGCTGGGGAGAGTCGTCTGGATTTCTCTGACCCCTCTGCCCCAATGGGTTTGGGTTCCTTTAGTTGATGTGGAGCAGCGGGCCCCTGCATGGGGGATGCCCTGGGTTCAGCGGCTGGCACTACTCTATTCGATCGCCCTGGTGGGGAGACACGTGGTCCCTGCTTTCTTAGGTCCTGCTGCGCTGGATTCATCTTCCAGCCTGAAGAAAGAGATAAAGAAAATCAAACAAGAGAATAGAAGGCCCTGAAGAAAAGATGGGTAGGGATGTGCAGAACATTGACCTTTGCAATGAAAAATTCCATTTGCCAGCTTGTAGAACAGCACCTCATCACTAAAGCTTATGGAAGGTGTCCTTACATTCAGGCAATCAAAACAAGTGGCGTGGAAAATCAAGACAACCTAAAGTACAGTAAATCTATTTATACATCTACACTTTTGATTGTTTATCCAAAACAGTAGTTTTTGTAGTGCCCTTAGTATCCAGAAGCAAAAGTGACATTGTGATAACTTACAAACATATACAGATATATTAAACAGTATAATATATTTGgctaaaatgattttttttatttcaaatgtgaaTGTGAATTTTGAAGCCTGAAAACATCCCACAAGTCTTCCACAGGTTAACATTCTTTATAAAATACACATCTAGTCACATGAGATCCCATTGGGTCCTACTATAAACTGGTTGGGTAGCTGTAGTCTCAAGAAATGTGGCAgcaaatagataaaaaaaaaaaatgggtaggGTTTAAAATGCAGATACGGAAGGAAACTGCAGAGTCTGAAATGAGGATGTTGTCAGCGATCTGCTTCAGTCTAACCCTCAGAAATGTATAAAACTCATCTCAAATCCATCTGTCTTACAATATCATTTGTATAGTTAAGTGATTGGGATCTGAACTGAAAATACAACACAGGTTTCTGATATCTCATATAGAATATCAATAATTGAATTATGTTAGGAGGTTGtaaaaatacaatcattttaataGATATAATGTAATGTAGGTGGCATACTATGTAGCATGGCAGGGAAAAGGTTAAGGGTGAGAGAATGCAAGAAAAAGGGATTTGAATGAGAGTGCGTAATAGGTAGTAATCTGTGAAAGATAAAGAAATCAGGGGGTGAAATCTGAAAGAGGTAGCGAGGGAAGGGAATGGATGTGAATGGTAGGGGGCTAGATAGGGAGGTGCTGAGCTCAGTACACAAACACAGCGGTAATTATCAGTCAGGCAGACAGCAGTACACTGCACTGCATCGAGATGTCATTTCAATGCGAGCCCTTGCTATCACAGGCTGATGGCTGCCGTACAGACAGCATTGTCTTATAATAGAACAGAGGACCCCGGTGATCACAGCGGGAAGGGCGGGCGTCAGTGTGTCACGCTCACAGTAACTATGATCCACCGCTGTGTTACAAGAGACTGGATTTCTTCACTATGACTTTATTCACTGCTGGAATGATCCCCAGCTCAGTAAAGCTGATGCACAGAGGAATGCAAAATGAGATGAGAGAGGCATCTTCCACAACTCAAGGATTGACTAGTTTGATGTTTTGAGTTATTATACAACCAGAACTTgctaaaggctggtttcacagacccagtaATTTTGGACTACCATGAAATTGCCTTGGGTAAAGTAGTTCACAATTAGTGCTAACCACAGTGTGTGAAGCCAACTGCAATAATTGTACTCCCAACCATATCATTTTAATTTCCACCTTAGGAAGATTAAATCGCCTCCCACTCCAGGAAACTGTAGGGTCAGAGACTGTTCAAACATCTTCTGTTGCCTCGTTTAAATGCACATATCTAGTCAGATTCAAGTTACCTATTTGATGAAACGAATCTCAAACCCTATTTATTTGACATGTAAACCAGTTTAGAGCTGGAATCCATGCTGGGTGTTTAAGCTCATAgattcagaagcattgattgctCAGAACCCCACTGGGTTTGGCATGTAGACATTTGTTGAGAGGTTCAAAACAATCAGTTTAAAAAGGATTGAttccttgtgcatgtaaacatagtatgtgttttaaaataatgggGAATATCTTTCACATTGGTGAAGACAGGACTCAAATCAGCACATGAAATCAACTGCCAGAGTTTAAATACAGGTGTGGCTTTTACTGAGCAGTGCAATTGTTCATTTTTGAAAAGGGAGTAGAGTATACGTGGCACTGAACATCTATCTGatagtgtgttattatcactCAGGTCCAATACAGAAATTCCTTAGTACCTCTAGGGTGCATTGCTGTGGATTTGGAAGGGTGTCAGATAAGCTCTGCTGTTGTCATAGATATAAAAATTGATTATAtaactatatttaaaaatgctACTGTGATAGGGGGTGTGGGTTACCTGCTGACAGACAGGAAGGATGACATCGACACACCGCTcaggatttatttacagaaacaaaagaaaaccatgtgacgctaccagcaatggtaccgCCCGGGGGacatacaacaaaatgaaaaggcaaaacaaaactaAGAAACAATGGCCTGTTAACACGCAAGCGCTACTCCGCTGTAAAGGAGGCTCCACTGACACACCTGTATACTTTCACATGGGATTTAAAATCCATAAACCAATCCTTGTTCCTGATAATTCAAACCACGACCCCGGTTCCTATAGCTTTTCAGCAGCCTCAAGGTGTGTCAGCTGATCCCTTTTATCACAAGACGCTCTTCTGGGACACGTCCACCTGCTGGTTAGGGGTAGGCAACTGGCCAGTCACCAGCTGCCTTTCCCTGCAACCAAACTGACTAACTCTGTACAAAAAACAATCACGACCCCTTTCCCCcgaatgaacaaaacaaaaccacactttCTCTCATGGGCAGGGCcacagctattaaaaaaaaaaaaaaacaatgtctgtACATTTCAGTTATTCTTTTAATGgtaaattgtgtggtggtttggTGATGTAGACTACATTCCTTATGGAAAATACCAGAAGATGCCTTTGCTGAGCTAGGTACAAACCCACGTCTGGTGCATTAACCCACTGCCTCCTTCAGATCTGCATGTCCTTGAAGAAACACCTACAAGTCTATTCTTAGAGCAGGAATGCTTGCATAACAGCGTGGAGTGCTGAGGGTACAGCCGGAGCTGGCTGCTGGCCAAACACAGATACGATCTTTGTGTACAGTACCTTCCTTTTGGGTCATTATTGTGCTAGAGCACGGAGTAAAGAGTGATCTAAATGTTAGGTCGTGTAACTCAATGTCTGTCCTTCTCAGAGTCTAGCCAATACTTTCCAACGAAAAACATTTGAATAACAAAACAGCTCTTCTCTCGAATTAGCTGAGCAAAAATCTCCACGGCACAGAAAACAAAGGTTACGTATTAAGAGGGTTTATACAACGCTCAAGGTCGTTTCAGCCAATCGGAGAAGGGTTTAGACAAAGCTCAAggttgtttcagccaatcagagagcagccATAAATGTAGTATCCAGCATCAGCACAAACTCAACCCAAaccatgtaatatatatataaatatagctgAAAGAAACAACTCAGTTGCAGAGAGGAGCACTGCATCCTAGTTCTGAGCAGTTTCTTGCAGCTAAAATGATTTTATTCCTCTGTGGACATTTTTCTTTGTCTTTGCTTCAAAACAGGACCGTGCATGTGTACCCTCTGATTACAATCACACATACAGTTAAACAGCTAAAACTTCAAGATAAACTGAGAATTGCTGAGAACTGGGAAGTAGAAGCTCGAGATAGAGTCTTCACAAGCAAGCGCTAAGATTTTTTATCAACCGACCGCATACTGCAGAGACACATTTTAGAGGATGTTCAAGGTTATTATTGTGCACAGCTAAAACCGAGCTTATTGAGGCAAAATAGAAGATTTCAACATTAAAATCCTGGTCATTGTTTAAACACAGGTGAAGGCATTAGCCCAAACTCTACTGTTTAAAGTTATTGATGGGAAAAGCTTTCATATGATTATGATATACTCAATGTCCTAAAAAAGGTCCTTTGCATGATTCATCACAGCTGGACACGTGGCTCTCTAGATATAAGCACAAGGGTGACACACAGGCATACGGACGACCGCCTCCCCCGTCTCTCCATTACCAGGTATCACCAGGGCGCTTGTACAGGAACTTCACAAAGAGAGACAGGACGAGCTGTCCGCTGTTGCACTGTGAGTCACTGTGTTATTTTATTGCAGTTTGGCAGAGATAGGGCAGTTTGGTCCATGGCTCCCTGCATtccagccatgtgagaatgtggctgcaaTGGAGGAGACTGGCCCAGTGACTGGTTGGccatttaatgaatacattacaAATCACAAGAGCACTTCTGTTAATTAAACTTCAGTGTACTAGATCTAATCCGACTGATTGATATGATAAGCCCTATATTTTCAATTAAAGTTTTGATTAGCTTTACAAACTAAAAGTACAAACTAAaagacaaatactgtatatatatactgcatatatatatatatatatatatggtatttaTGCCATGTTATGTAATGTAAGATGATGAGGGATGAAAGACTACCACTTTAAAATACAACGATGACTTCAGGAGGTTTTTTCTtggcaaatatagaaataatttCTCAATCCACCTTTCCAAACCACCTACAGtatactccagtctttaattaactttaatGACCAAACAAGAAATACAAGTAATATAATTGAAGGTCTTTAAATTCtgtcatgcatggcgacctcatatgtCTTTGTTGGAGACATGAAaaacgcaaatgcatgatgacctcatttgaggatgccatttttcccCAAATAAAgcaatggcattttttttaattttcaatgaaaaatatatttattatgtgtccaaaacgaCACttctttcagctattttcaatatgtcaggcatgaaagggttaaacatggCTTTGTAACActgaatgctttgaaaatatctCATACTGACAAAATATAGCTTGTTTGTTATCTCTTCAGTGAAAAAACTGCACAGATTTGATCAAGCAGCAAGGAACACTTGTAAGGGCTGCATTAGGATAGCGGGGCCCTTTCTCTGCATGACATAGCACATTGCTTTGCAAACAAATGCAGTTCAACTGTTCATGTTTTGCTGTAAATCCATAAACTGCAACAAAAAGGCTGGAGACTTGAAGAGCGTATTTTGCCTGAGGTAGCTGGAAATCTTTCACATGAAGAGGCAGGAACTGAAACATCAAAATAAAGGTTAAGTGCAATACTGTGAAGAACAGCACTTCATTAAAACGGTAGATAATATTATGCAAAGCTTAAGCATAAGTGGTGAATCAGTGAAATTGTCCACCATTTTGAATGCAGTTAGGCAATTAGCTGATATTCTTTCAAAATGCCATTGACAGTGTCCACTACTTCTTAATAATTAACCATGTTAGTATTTACAGTGTAACTGCCTTTCACAAAAGGAGCTTTTGACTACTATAGTTATTAGTCTCTTTGAGTAATTCACTGTTCTCTCTGTGTTATTATCGACTAATCTACAGTATTCAGCTGGATTcgaaaattaaacaatttaaagatTAAAGGTTGGAATTATTGTAAATGTTAAACATCAAGGGTCGAAATTATAGAAATGGTTTAATATCACCCAAGGGCTGTATGTATTATCGAATTGAATTAGACACTATTTCGCATTCATATCACCTTCATAAAGGCTACATGACATTGCATAAATATGCACAGAATCCTCCTCTAGAATCACTTTGAAACCAAATGTTATTGAAAATTCAGTTTTGAGTCCATTTCTGTGTCATGTAGTCATTCATACTTTTACAGTACTCATTGAGATctaaattaataatataattttagcaGCATTATAGTCACATATGTCAGTGCTGGATGTTTTCAGAGCATGTCCCTGTATCAGGGAATCCACATGGACTGCATCAATCAATCCTATTCGGTGGCTGATGCAATCTAGGGGGGGTCACCAGTGCAGTAAAATGCTCCAAAAATCCAAAAATGGTTTCCCCAGGAGGGAGagattgatcaaatcaacctctTATAGTTTTGGAGGTTTTCGGTATTTGGATAAAACTTTCTGTATTGGATGATATATTTGTTACGTTTTGTTAGGGAGTTTGAAAATCATATTCTGCTACATACAAGCGTTTCACATTAAAGTACATGCTGGCAAAATATCACCTCATTCCACCTTTTTATGTTACGTCCTCAATATTGGCACAGTTCATAATGGCTctgcacaaaataataaacttaaaTATCACTGAATCCTTTCAGCATGAATaatcctttaaaaaacaaatgaatgatTAGTGGTAATTTTGATCATTTCAGGGGGTGTAAATTCACACATTTGATGCCAGTTCTTTGACGTTTCTAAAATCCATGAAATGTTAAGTACTGCTTTCCCACGCTGTCTCAAAGCACTCTATGAAGGTTGGCTTAGACATCCCAAAGCAATTGAAATGGAGGCTGCAAGCCAGCTGTACACATCAATAACAAGCATGTTTGAAACACACCTCCTCCGCCACTGCTGTTAATACAAAATGACAGCTGTGGATCAAACGTCAGCAGGATGCTAGGAGGGCATAATACAAGATTGGTGAAGATTGATGCAAAATCAATGCAGGCAGACCGGTGGACAGACACGATCGGGGTCCCCATTTTTTGTGTGACAGATGCTGCCAAAAATCCCCAAATCTGATTCTCTCACTACTTTGTGTGAAAGAATGTCTTAATAAGGTTTCATTACAATGGACAGGTTCCACCTCCTATCCCCATGTTCAGATACTCCAGAGCTTGTGTTAAAGAATGTCTTTATCGAGGCGGATCTCTAGATATTTGTAAAAGTCTAAAGTGTGACATACGTACATACAGGCTCCTCCGCTATATCCCTGTAACCAGTAACCaatgtcaaaatataaaaatatattgtaaaagggGCAATcagaaatgtaattacaaattCACTATATAtgagctttaaccctttgcttaCTGTCAACAACTATGGATGGTCCAAAGATGCAGATGTTTCCAatagggtcattccagctcaagagGACCAAATTCTGAAATTCTGGAGAGATGTGTTCTGGAATTCTGGagagatgtatatatatatatatacatttcaagcaATCCCCTTTGGTCCACATCATACTTCAGCTGGAATGGAATAAACAGCATTGCATTTTATTGTCCATGAAAACTGAAAGTAAAGAACCTGGATCCCTTGCAGCAGATGCAGAAAGGAAGCAGTGTGGCAATACCAGTCATCACTCACACAGCTGTGGTTTGGATTTCCTGGAGAGATAATGACTACTAAGTGGTTAGACAGCCAGCAAGGCGAAACAACGTGGTTCAGATATCATGTTCTCTGAAGCCTGCCTCCACGAAGCAGCTGCTAAAATCCTCATATCCTTAATGTCCTTTGGTTCACTGTGGGGAGGAGGATGACGATGTAAACTACATAAACAAATACTGCGCTTGAAGGTACAGAGAATATCAGCCAGTTTAATTCAAGAGCTTAATGGCATGAGCTATGAGGACCGGTTGGAAGAATGAAATCTCCTCAGTTTAGAAAACAAGGAGGAATTTGTTTCAATGGTCACACATGATACAGATAAAGCTGACCCTCATCGCTGCTTCAAACTCTGCAAGACGAGAGAGCACAAACGTTCAGAATGGCAGGTAGGGAACTAGACATGCACTGAATGGTATACTGGGGAAATACAATCCATTAGCTGGGTTTAAAGCAGAGGTGCAACTAGAAACCAATTTCCTACTTGAATATCATATAGGTCATAATCGAGAATTACTGACGCATTGAGAGAACTTGCAGTCGTTAAGCATGAGGCGAGACTCTTcacaaaatacaactgaaaacaacATGTGCACATGATTAACATTATTATACAGAGTAATATATCAACTGAGGAAACTTTAAGTTGCATGCTGTAGAAGCCACTAACCTTGCTAATGGCAACTTGGTAGCCCTGCTAAGGATAGTAGTTTATCCAGCATGCAGCCctttattattacaaaataagaAGACAACAGACCCCTCATGGATGAATGACTGTTCTAGATTACATGAGACTCAATAAATACTACCATTTTTTTTAAGACGAGTAATCTTCCTCATTAATAACATGCTGCAGCCTGACAGTTGGCTAGGTGGCTCAGGCAGTAAATTCACTAGCTTCATGATGAccctggagacctgggttcaaatctggctCAGGTCACACATGAAATGAGTTTTAGCAGCTCAACTCTAATACCCCAATTGACATTAGATCACAAAACCATCAGGTAATTTGTCATTTATAAACAAGGGAACAACAGTGTTTCAACAGAATCGGTGCCTGCATGTCCtagagtgttttaaaaacatccaGGAAATACTGTTTAATGCTCAACCTGCAATCTATTAATTTTCACGACCATATCAATCCAGTCCACTGCAGTAACCTGTACAATGCCATACTTTATAACACAGGGATGAAACATCCATGACAGGCGGGGGGGCTTCAGTAGAAAGCTTCACGGTA
The genomic region above belongs to Acipenser ruthenus unplaced genomic scaffold, fAciRut3.2 maternal haplotype, whole genome shotgun sequence and contains:
- the LOC131736680 gene encoding basic proline-rich protein-like yields the protein MNPAQQDLRKQGPRVSPPGRSNRVVPAAEPRASPMQGPAAPHQLKEPKPIGAEGSEKSRRLSPAVATEGVPGSQQAEPCRPGATQVRGSGEPEPDKSSGSKPVASSDPVPKPPGPVQSSRPRPTVPGGPGSVGSSRPRPVGSGDPTLRGPGAPRLANSGVAQPSAQSPNPGEPAGKPSVPPPSSGGSQPARGAQTVPEAKPPRTQPDRALPSSAESAGTGSGNLQPQRAAGELRDPDDEDFR